The Saccharomonospora cyanea NA-134 genome includes a region encoding these proteins:
- a CDS encoding glycoside hydrolase family 3 protein has translation MRPHSPNPSTGSSSLSRRRVLAIAAGAAVTPVLASSLPAHASAAAAPTTASRALRFRDPSLPLAVRVEDLLSRLTLDEKIALLHQYQPAIPRLGVGRFKTGTEALHGVAWSTDFDDGGAVVTATSTVFPQSVGLASTWNPDLVRRVGEVVGVEARAFHSRRPELWGLQLWAPVVNLLRDPRWGRNEEGYSEDPHLTATIAIAYGHGIQGDDPDRLRAAPVLKHYLAYNNEIRRDTTSSMVPPRVKREYYEAAFRAALSADAATGVMSSYNLVNGRPASAHHDYDDVVRTWTERPLCNVTDAGGPNNLTGSQGYYATQAEADAAVLKCGLDSFTVDDTNAGPTVEAVRAALERGLLVESDVDKAVRNILSLRFRLGEFDPDGGPHSGIGEDVIDGPEHRAVNREAATQAVVLLKNADATLPLDAKRIRRAAVLGPLANTLYTDWYSGALPYRVTVLDGLSDRLGDAEVVHEEGADRIALRTADGRHVTATAEPGALRATVGSAAENTHFDVFDWGEGTVTLRAVAGGRYVSFGPDRTLVNDSEQPHSWFVQQQFSLVPHGDGHVLRYAGNETDDSWFGDRTYVVVGADGLLTVTAASAAEATVFTREVVRDGVQEARRAARDADVAVVVVGSMPFINGREDDDRTDLGLAPRQQELLEAVHGANPATVLVLNNSYPTTITWAQDHVPAIVWTTHAGAETGNAVADVLVGVANPSGRLPQTWYRSADDLPDILDYDLIKHRRTYQFFEGSPLYPFGHGLSYTSFAYGRPRVSAGVLRSDGEITVAVEVTNTGSRAGAEVVQLYTHQRRSRNPQPRSRLRGFRRVHLEPGETATVRIPLRAADLAHWDVTREKWVVESARHDILVGASAADIRGTSSVRVVGERIPPRDLHTERDAQNFDDYSGITLTDRSKTRGTSVQATEAGAWIRFRDVDLRRGVRGIEVRVANPAAASGRIEVRLDDPASGRVLGTVSVPSTGEKYTYTSVRADLDPARGRHDLVLVLDAPVILASLRLLR, from the coding sequence ATGCGCCCGCATTCCCCGAACCCGAGCACCGGATCCTCTTCCCTGTCCCGCCGCCGGGTGCTCGCCATCGCGGCCGGCGCGGCCGTGACTCCTGTTCTGGCCTCGTCCCTGCCTGCTCACGCCTCTGCCGCCGCGGCCCCCACCACGGCGTCGCGCGCCCTCCGGTTCCGTGATCCGTCCCTGCCGTTGGCCGTCCGGGTCGAGGACCTGCTCTCCCGGCTGACCCTCGACGAGAAGATCGCGCTGCTGCACCAGTACCAGCCCGCGATTCCGCGCCTGGGCGTCGGCCGGTTCAAGACGGGCACCGAGGCACTCCACGGCGTCGCCTGGTCGACCGACTTCGACGACGGCGGTGCCGTGGTGACGGCGACCTCGACGGTGTTCCCACAGTCGGTGGGACTGGCCAGCACCTGGAATCCGGATCTCGTCCGCAGGGTCGGCGAGGTCGTGGGCGTGGAGGCGCGTGCCTTCCACTCCCGCCGTCCCGAGCTCTGGGGCCTGCAACTGTGGGCCCCTGTGGTGAACCTGCTGCGTGATCCTCGCTGGGGCCGCAACGAGGAGGGGTACTCGGAGGACCCGCACCTGACCGCGACGATCGCGATCGCGTACGGCCACGGCATCCAGGGCGACGACCCCGACCGGTTGCGCGCGGCCCCCGTGCTCAAGCACTACCTGGCCTACAACAACGAGATCCGGCGCGACACGACGTCGTCGATGGTGCCGCCTCGGGTCAAACGGGAGTACTACGAGGCCGCGTTCCGCGCCGCGCTGTCGGCCGACGCCGCCACGGGGGTCATGTCGAGCTACAACCTCGTCAACGGTCGTCCCGCCTCGGCGCACCACGACTACGACGACGTGGTGCGCACGTGGACCGAGCGGCCGCTGTGCAACGTCACCGACGCGGGCGGTCCGAACAACCTCACCGGAAGCCAGGGCTACTACGCGACACAGGCCGAGGCCGACGCAGCCGTGCTGAAGTGCGGACTCGACAGCTTCACCGTCGACGACACCAACGCCGGTCCCACCGTCGAAGCCGTCAGGGCGGCACTGGAGCGGGGCCTGCTCGTGGAGTCCGATGTGGACAAGGCGGTGCGGAACATCCTGAGTCTGCGGTTCCGGCTCGGCGAGTTCGACCCCGACGGCGGGCCTCACTCGGGTATCGGCGAGGACGTCATCGACGGTCCCGAGCACCGTGCGGTCAACCGCGAGGCCGCGACGCAGGCCGTGGTCCTGCTCAAGAACGCCGACGCCACGCTGCCGCTCGACGCCAAGCGCATCCGTCGTGCGGCGGTGCTCGGTCCGCTGGCGAACACCCTCTACACCGACTGGTACTCCGGTGCGCTGCCCTACCGCGTCACGGTCCTGGACGGGCTCAGCGACCGGCTGGGCGACGCGGAGGTCGTGCACGAGGAGGGCGCCGACCGCATCGCTCTGCGCACCGCCGACGGCCGCCACGTCACCGCTACAGCCGAGCCCGGTGCGCTGAGGGCCACGGTCGGCTCGGCTGCCGAGAACACGCACTTCGACGTGTTCGACTGGGGCGAGGGCACCGTGACGCTGCGCGCGGTGGCAGGCGGCCGTTACGTCTCGTTCGGCCCCGACCGCACGCTCGTGAACGACTCCGAACAGCCTCACAGCTGGTTCGTTCAGCAGCAGTTCAGCCTCGTCCCCCACGGTGACGGCCACGTACTGCGCTACGCGGGCAACGAGACCGACGACTCGTGGTTCGGCGACCGGACCTACGTCGTGGTGGGCGCGGACGGGCTGCTCACCGTCACCGCGGCGTCGGCGGCCGAGGCCACCGTGTTCACCCGCGAGGTCGTGCGCGACGGGGTCCAGGAGGCACGGCGCGCCGCGCGGGACGCCGACGTGGCTGTGGTGGTGGTCGGCAGCATGCCGTTCATCAACGGCAGGGAGGACGACGACCGCACCGACCTCGGGCTCGCACCGAGACAACAGGAGTTGCTGGAAGCCGTGCACGGCGCCAACCCGGCCACCGTGCTGGTGCTCAACAACAGCTACCCGACCACGATCACGTGGGCGCAGGACCACGTCCCCGCGATCGTGTGGACGACGCACGCGGGCGCCGAGACCGGCAACGCCGTGGCCGACGTCCTGGTGGGTGTGGCGAACCCGAGCGGGAGGTTGCCGCAGACGTGGTACCGGTCGGCCGACGACCTACCGGACATCCTCGACTACGACCTGATCAAGCACCGCCGGACCTACCAGTTCTTCGAGGGCTCGCCGCTGTACCCGTTCGGCCACGGCCTGTCCTACACGTCGTTCGCCTACGGCAGGCCGAGGGTGAGTGCCGGCGTGCTGCGCTCGGACGGCGAGATCACGGTCGCGGTCGAGGTCACCAACACCGGGTCGCGTGCGGGCGCGGAGGTCGTCCAGCTGTACACGCACCAGCGCCGGTCCCGGAACCCGCAGCCCCGGTCGCGACTGCGAGGTTTCCGCAGGGTTCACCTCGAGCCCGGGGAGACGGCCACGGTGCGCATCCCGCTCCGGGCCGCCGACCTAGCCCACTGGGACGTCACCCGGGAGAAGTGGGTGGTCGAGTCGGCCAGGCACGACATCCTCGTGGGCGCGTCGGCGGCGGACATCCGCGGCACCTCGTCGGTGCGCGTCGTCGGGGAACGGATCCCGCCCCGCGACCTGCACACCGAGAGGGACGCGCAGAACTTCGACGACTACTCGGGCATCACTCTCACCGACCGCAGCAAGACCCGCGGCACCTCGGTCCAGGCCACGGAGGCGGGCGCCTGGATCCGGTTCCGGGACGTGGACCTGCGGCGCGGCGTCCGGGGAATCGAGGTGCGGGTGGCGAATCCCGCCGCGGCCAGCGGCCGGATCGAGGTGAGGCTCGACGATCCCGCCTCGGGCCGGGTCCTCGGCACGGTGTCCGTCCCGTCGACGGGCGAGAAGTACACGTACACCTCCGTACGTGCTGACCTCGACCCGGCCCGAGGCAGGCACGACCTGGTGCTCGTCCTCGACGCACCGGTCATCCTCGCCTCACTGCGACTGCTGCGCTGA
- a CDS encoding LacI family DNA-binding transcriptional regulator: protein MVTIADVARDAGVSASTVSYVLSGKRSISAETRRRVEASIRRLGYHPHAGARALASSRTNVLALVMPLRTDIDVPVVMRFVTSVVTAAREHDHDVLLLTNDEGPQGLRRVAASAIADAILVMDVEADEPRIPVLRSLLRPAVLIGVPDDPEDLSCVDLDFHAAAARCVHHLADLGHTDVALVGPSPTVYERGTSFAGRFLHGFDGAVRERGLRGGTYPCPPSHEAARACLDEVLTRQPDVTGIVVHNEAALGTVLSELDRRGRKVPEDVSVVAVCPEDMADGFAVPLTAVPIPSDEVGRIAVEMVLRQLQGDAAPEVRLLSPRLREGGSTAPRR from the coding sequence ATGGTGACCATCGCCGACGTCGCCCGTGACGCGGGTGTGTCCGCGAGCACCGTGTCCTACGTGCTGTCCGGTAAGCGGTCGATCTCCGCGGAGACACGGCGTCGGGTGGAGGCCAGCATCCGCAGGCTCGGTTACCACCCACACGCCGGGGCCAGGGCGCTGGCCAGCAGCCGGACGAACGTGCTCGCACTCGTGATGCCGTTGCGCACCGACATCGACGTGCCCGTGGTGATGCGGTTCGTGACCTCGGTGGTCACGGCGGCCAGGGAGCACGACCACGACGTGCTGCTGCTGACCAACGACGAGGGGCCGCAGGGGCTGCGCCGCGTCGCGGCGTCCGCCATCGCCGACGCGATCCTCGTGATGGACGTCGAGGCCGACGAGCCGAGGATTCCCGTGCTGCGGTCGCTGTTGCGGCCCGCCGTGCTCATCGGCGTGCCCGACGATCCGGAGGACCTGTCCTGTGTGGACCTGGACTTCCATGCGGCCGCTGCCCGCTGTGTGCACCACCTCGCGGACCTCGGGCACACCGACGTGGCGCTCGTCGGCCCTTCGCCCACCGTGTACGAGCGGGGCACGAGCTTCGCGGGTCGCTTCCTGCACGGGTTCGACGGCGCGGTGCGGGAACGCGGGCTGCGAGGCGGGACGTACCCGTGCCCGCCCTCCCACGAGGCGGCGCGGGCGTGCCTGGACGAGGTCCTGACACGACAGCCGGACGTGACGGGCATCGTGGTGCACAACGAGGCGGCGCTCGGCACCGTGCTCTCCGAACTCGACCGACGCGGCAGGAAGGTCCCCGAGGACGTCTCCGTGGTGGCCGTGTGCCCCGAGGACATGGCCGACGGTTTCGCGGTACCGCTGACGGCGGTGCCCATCCCCTCCGACGAGGTGGGCCGCATCGCGGTGGAGATGGTGCTCCGGCAGCTCCAGGGCGACGCCGCGCCCGAGGTGCGCCTGCTCTCGCCCCGATTGCGTGAGGGCGGCAGCACGGCACCACGCCGATAG
- a CDS encoding sugar ABC transporter substrate-binding protein, with amino-acid sequence MSRVARQLMAGGVAASALLVTTACGPAAGPTSSEPATGITVLDYYSDQQGSAAWQRILDTCAEQTGIDVQRQTVPTDQMLPKILKDASSRTLADLVFLDNPTLQQVASTGALTPVTDYGIPTRGYYDSILEAGTYEGEIYGLSPGVNNLALFYNKEVFAEAGLEPPTTWEELADAARELSGGDRYGLAFSAIPSEEGTWQFLPFFWSNGAELSALDSDAAVEALEFVVSLVESGGASESVVNWNQNDVADQFVAGNAAMMVNGSWNLARLDEEGPEYGVVPVPVPEEGAEPVVALGGEVGVIPATGPGRQESAAKVLSCILSEDNMLAWDAAHAYVPSRGSVGETFVERHPEMEPFVRQVETARSRTAELGEEYPAVSQGLARALQAALTGEQSPREALRQAQEQAGPR; translated from the coding sequence ATGAGCAGAGTGGCTCGACAACTGATGGCCGGAGGCGTCGCCGCGAGTGCGTTGCTGGTGACCACGGCGTGCGGCCCGGCCGCGGGGCCGACGTCGTCCGAGCCGGCGACCGGGATCACGGTCCTCGACTACTACTCCGACCAGCAGGGCAGTGCCGCGTGGCAGCGGATCCTCGACACCTGCGCGGAGCAGACCGGCATCGACGTGCAGCGGCAGACGGTGCCCACGGACCAGATGTTGCCCAAGATCCTCAAGGACGCTAGTTCGCGCACGCTGGCCGACCTCGTCTTCCTCGACAACCCGACCCTCCAGCAGGTCGCCAGCACGGGCGCCCTCACGCCGGTGACCGACTACGGCATTCCCACGCGGGGCTACTACGACAGCATCCTGGAGGCGGGCACGTACGAGGGCGAGATCTACGGCCTCTCGCCGGGGGTGAACAACCTCGCGCTGTTCTACAACAAGGAGGTGTTCGCCGAGGCAGGGCTGGAACCACCCACCACATGGGAGGAGCTGGCCGACGCGGCGCGGGAGCTGTCGGGTGGCGACCGCTACGGCCTCGCCTTCTCCGCCATCCCGTCCGAGGAGGGCACGTGGCAGTTCCTGCCGTTCTTCTGGAGCAACGGCGCCGAACTATCCGCTCTGGACTCCGACGCCGCCGTCGAGGCCCTGGAGTTCGTGGTCTCGCTCGTGGAGTCGGGCGGAGCGTCCGAGTCGGTGGTGAACTGGAACCAGAACGACGTCGCCGACCAGTTCGTCGCGGGCAACGCCGCCATGATGGTCAACGGCTCGTGGAACCTCGCACGGTTGGACGAGGAGGGGCCCGAGTACGGCGTCGTTCCCGTCCCGGTTCCCGAGGAAGGCGCCGAACCGGTGGTGGCGCTCGGCGGTGAGGTCGGGGTCATCCCCGCCACCGGGCCGGGACGCCAGGAGTCGGCGGCGAAGGTGCTGTCGTGCATCCTCTCCGAGGACAACATGCTGGCCTGGGACGCCGCGCACGCCTACGTGCCGTCCCGGGGTTCGGTGGGGGAGACGTTCGTCGAGCGGCATCCCGAGATGGAGCCGTTCGTTCGCCAGGTGGAGACGGCCCGGTCGCGCACCGCGGAACTGGGCGAGGAGTACCCCGCCGTCTCCCAGGGACTCGCGAGGGCGCTTCAGGCGGCGCTGACCGGTGAGCAGTCCCCGAGGGAGGCGTTGCGGCAGGCACAGGAACAGGCCGGCCCGCGATGA
- the rocD gene encoding ornithine--oxo-acid transaminase, translated as MTTFADKSAETSSAAEYIALDERWSTHNYHPLPVVIAEAEGAWVTDVQGERYLDFLSGYSALNFGHRHPELVRAAVEQLGRVTLTSRAFHHDQLGLFCRELAELTGTEMVLPMNSGAEAVESAIKVARKWAYRVKGVAEEQAQIVVAGSNFHGRTTTIVSFSTDEQARADFGPFTPGFVVVPYGDAAALAQAVTEHTAAVLLEPIQGEAGVVVPPDGYLAEARRLCDEAGALLIADEIQSGLARTGTIFALDHERVTADLYTLGKALGGGIMPVSAVVGRADVLGVLRPGEHGSTFGGNPLACALGRAVVRLLSTGEFQQRSTSLGARLHERLSELLGNGVAAVRGRGLWAGVDLAPDGLTGREASEALMKRGVLCKETHGHTLRLAPPLVISEADLDRGVAALAEVVGRG; from the coding sequence ATGACGACGTTCGCCGACAAGTCCGCAGAGACCAGCAGCGCCGCCGAGTACATCGCCCTCGACGAGCGCTGGAGCACGCACAACTACCACCCGCTGCCCGTGGTGATCGCCGAGGCCGAGGGCGCGTGGGTGACCGACGTGCAGGGTGAGCGTTACCTCGACTTCCTGTCGGGCTACTCGGCGCTGAACTTCGGCCACCGCCACCCCGAGCTGGTGCGCGCGGCGGTCGAGCAGCTGGGGCGGGTGACGCTGACGTCGCGCGCCTTCCACCACGACCAGCTCGGACTGTTCTGCCGGGAGCTGGCCGAGCTCACCGGCACCGAGATGGTGTTGCCGATGAACTCCGGTGCCGAGGCCGTCGAGTCCGCCATCAAGGTCGCGCGCAAGTGGGCCTACCGGGTGAAGGGCGTCGCCGAGGAGCAGGCGCAGATCGTGGTGGCGGGCTCCAACTTCCACGGCCGCACCACCACCATCGTGTCCTTCTCCACCGACGAGCAGGCTCGCGCCGACTTCGGCCCGTTCACGCCCGGCTTCGTCGTCGTGCCCTACGGCGACGCGGCGGCGCTGGCGCAGGCCGTCACCGAGCACACCGCCGCCGTTCTGCTGGAGCCCATCCAGGGTGAGGCCGGGGTCGTCGTGCCCCCGGACGGCTACCTCGCCGAGGCTCGCAGACTGTGTGACGAGGCGGGTGCCCTGCTCATCGCCGACGAGATCCAGTCGGGGCTGGCCCGCACCGGCACGATCTTCGCGCTGGACCACGAGCGCGTCACCGCCGACCTGTACACGCTGGGCAAGGCCCTCGGCGGCGGGATCATGCCGGTTTCGGCGGTGGTCGGGCGTGCCGACGTGCTCGGCGTGCTGCGCCCCGGCGAACACGGGTCGACCTTCGGCGGCAACCCGCTCGCGTGCGCGCTCGGTCGCGCCGTCGTCCGGCTGCTGTCCACGGGCGAGTTCCAGCAGCGCTCCACCTCGCTGGGCGCACGCCTGCACGAGCGGCTGTCCGAACTCCTCGGCAACGGGGTCGCGGCGGTGCGAGGGCGTGGCCTGTGGGCGGGGGTCGATCTCGCGCCCGACGGTCTCACCGGCCGCGAGGCGTCGGAGGCGCTGATGAAACGCGGCGTGCTCTGCAAGGAGACCCACGGGCACACGCTGCGCCTGGCTCCCCCACTGGTGATCTCCGAGGCCGACCTCGACCGGGGCGTGGCCGCGCTCGCCGAGGTCGTCGGCCGGGGATGA
- a CDS encoding carbohydrate ABC transporter permease, translating to MSTAVATPARTPEVTRPRRQRSRRSRERLAALLFLLPAVVYVGLFFGFPLVNNVAMSLREYSVRSFYTGEAPFVGWDNYLAVVRHPLFGEAVLNTVLFTVFSIAFQFGIGLALALFFNGRFPGSGLLRSLLLLPWLLPLVVSGAVWRWMLDKDHGVINAALRAVGLADEGAPWLTDPGWALPAVIIVNIWIGIPFNLVILHGGLKAVPKSLSEAAELDGAGAWQRFRHVTWPMLRPVTAVVLMLGLVYTIKVFDVIMVVTGGGPADATQTLTTWSYQLSFDGQFVFGQGAAVGNLLVLVATVFGLLYLRSARSTIAEAGR from the coding sequence ATGAGTACCGCCGTCGCGACTCCCGCCCGGACGCCGGAGGTGACCCGGCCCCGGCGGCAGCGTTCCCGGCGCTCGCGCGAACGCCTCGCGGCACTGCTCTTCCTGCTGCCAGCCGTGGTGTACGTCGGGTTGTTCTTCGGGTTCCCGCTGGTGAACAACGTGGCGATGAGCCTGCGCGAATACTCCGTCCGCTCGTTCTACACGGGAGAGGCGCCGTTCGTCGGCTGGGACAACTACCTCGCGGTGGTCCGGCACCCGTTGTTCGGCGAGGCGGTGCTCAACACCGTGCTGTTCACGGTGTTCTCGATCGCCTTCCAGTTCGGGATCGGCCTGGCACTCGCGCTGTTCTTCAACGGCCGCTTCCCGGGAAGCGGCCTGCTGCGGTCGCTGCTCCTGCTGCCCTGGCTGCTGCCGCTGGTGGTCAGCGGCGCGGTGTGGCGGTGGATGCTCGACAAGGACCACGGCGTCATCAACGCCGCACTGCGGGCGGTGGGGCTGGCCGACGAGGGCGCGCCGTGGCTCACCGACCCCGGCTGGGCACTACCGGCGGTGATCATCGTGAACATCTGGATCGGCATCCCATTCAACCTGGTGATCCTGCACGGCGGGTTGAAGGCGGTACCGAAGTCGTTGTCCGAGGCGGCGGAGCTGGACGGAGCCGGGGCGTGGCAGCGGTTCCGGCACGTCACCTGGCCCATGCTGCGCCCGGTGACGGCGGTGGTGCTGATGCTCGGCCTCGTCTACACGATCAAGGTGTTCGACGTGATCATGGTGGTCACCGGGGGCGGGCCCGCCGACGCGACGCAGACGTTGACGACCTGGTCCTACCAATTGTCGTTCGACGGCCAGTTCGTGTTCGGTCAGGGTGCGGCGGTGGGCAACCTGCTGGTGCTCGTGGCGACCGTGTTCGGCCTGCTCTACCTGCGGTCGGCCCGGTCGACGATCGCGGAGGCGGGCCGATGA
- a CDS encoding S9 family peptidase, with product MTDDLSFLRRQARTQRFTLGTPKNFRVAGDGTRLLFLRSRTATDRRNDLLHLDLRTGEETTVVDAAALLPGEEDLPAEERARRERARETSGGVVGYATDDAFRVVAFSLSGKLYTADLDGGDVRLLLDAAVVDPRPNPAGTHVAYVSERRLRVIELATGDDRALVDDEGPDVAWGLAEFIAAEELSRTRGYWWSPDGRSLLVQRTDRSEVPVWTIADPARPDNPATTVAYPAAGTTNASVSLSFLGLDGSRVDVEHLDWEYLVAAHWSAAGDPLIAVAPRDQRRIDVYALDPRDGSARLLHSETDERWVEVVTGVPAWTTDGRLVHVGVRDDTYRVLVDGEPVTPPGLQVRSVLDVGDEVLFSASEDDPTQLHVYRTNDGRVERLSAVDGVHVGAGTAEVTVLSTWSLSHSGPRVSVLRDGEHVTDIASYPMDPGLEPRPVWLTVGERALRAALVLPAGREVDDGGEALPVLLDPYGGPHAQRVLQSRNAFLTPQWLADQGFAVLVADGRGTPGRGNAWEKEIHHSFADVTLADQVDALHAVAERCPGLLDLDRVAIRGWSYGGYLSALAVLRRPDVFHAAVAGAPVTDWSLYDTAYTERYLGHPEADPDVYERNSLIADAPSLRRPLLIVHGLADDNVFVAHALRLSGELLAAGRDHTFLPLVGATHMTPQAEEVAENLMMTQVRWLKRQLGVEAG from the coding sequence GTGACGGACGATCTCTCATTCCTGCGCCGACAGGCCAGGACCCAGCGATTCACACTGGGCACCCCGAAGAACTTCCGCGTCGCCGGTGACGGTACCCGGCTGCTGTTCCTCCGATCACGGACGGCGACCGATCGGCGCAACGACCTCCTCCACCTCGACCTGCGCACCGGTGAGGAGACGACGGTGGTCGACGCCGCCGCGTTGCTGCCGGGGGAGGAGGACCTGCCCGCCGAGGAGCGGGCCCGCCGCGAGCGTGCGAGGGAGACCTCCGGTGGCGTGGTCGGCTACGCCACCGACGACGCGTTCCGCGTGGTGGCCTTCTCCCTGTCCGGCAAGCTCTACACGGCCGACCTCGATGGCGGCGACGTCCGACTGCTGTTGGACGCCGCCGTGGTGGACCCGCGACCGAACCCGGCAGGAACCCACGTCGCCTACGTCAGTGAGCGCAGGCTGCGCGTGATCGAACTCGCCACGGGCGACGACCGCGCTCTCGTGGACGACGAGGGGCCCGACGTCGCGTGGGGCCTCGCCGAGTTCATCGCCGCCGAGGAGTTGAGCCGCACGCGCGGCTACTGGTGGTCTCCCGACGGCCGGAGCCTGCTCGTGCAGCGCACCGACCGTTCGGAGGTTCCGGTGTGGACCATCGCCGACCCAGCGCGCCCGGACAACCCCGCCACCACCGTGGCCTACCCCGCCGCGGGCACCACCAACGCGTCGGTGTCCCTGTCGTTCCTCGGGCTCGACGGCAGCCGTGTGGACGTCGAACACCTCGACTGGGAGTACCTGGTTGCCGCGCACTGGTCCGCCGCGGGCGACCCGCTCATCGCGGTCGCGCCCCGCGACCAGCGGCGCATCGACGTCTACGCGCTCGATCCCCGCGACGGTTCGGCGCGGCTGCTGCACAGCGAGACCGACGAACGTTGGGTCGAGGTCGTCACGGGCGTGCCCGCGTGGACCACCGACGGCAGGCTCGTGCACGTGGGTGTCCGCGACGACACCTACCGCGTGCTCGTGGACGGCGAGCCGGTGACTCCGCCGGGGCTGCAGGTGCGTTCCGTGCTCGACGTGGGCGACGAGGTGCTGTTCTCCGCCTCCGAGGACGATCCCACGCAGCTCCACGTGTACCGCACGAACGATGGCCGGGTGGAACGACTGTCCGCTGTGGACGGTGTGCACGTCGGGGCGGGAACGGCCGAGGTGACCGTGCTCTCGACGTGGAGTCTCTCCCACAGCGGGCCCAGGGTGTCGGTCCTGCGCGACGGCGAGCACGTCACCGACATCGCGTCGTACCCGATGGACCCCGGACTGGAACCCCGCCCGGTGTGGCTGACGGTCGGTGAGCGTGCGCTGCGGGCGGCGCTCGTGCTGCCCGCGGGCCGGGAGGTGGACGACGGCGGTGAGGCGTTGCCGGTGCTGCTCGACCCCTACGGCGGTCCGCACGCGCAGCGGGTGCTGCAGAGCCGCAACGCGTTCCTCACCCCGCAGTGGCTGGCGGACCAGGGCTTCGCCGTGCTCGTGGCCGACGGCCGTGGCACGCCGGGACGGGGCAACGCGTGGGAGAAGGAGATCCACCACTCCTTCGCCGACGTCACGCTGGCCGACCAGGTGGACGCCCTGCACGCCGTCGCCGAACGGTGTCCCGGCCTGCTCGACCTCGACCGGGTGGCCATCCGGGGCTGGTCGTACGGCGGGTACCTGTCGGCGCTGGCGGTGTTGCGCAGGCCCGACGTCTTCCACGCCGCCGTCGCGGGTGCCCCGGTGACCGACTGGTCCCTGTACGACACCGCCTACACCGAGCGGTACCTGGGGCACCCGGAGGCGGACCCGGACGTCTACGAGCGCAACTCCCTCATCGCCGACGCGCCGTCGCTGCGCAGGCCCCTGCTGATCGTGCACGGCCTCGCCGACGACAACGTGTTCGTCGCTCACGCCCTGCGGCTGTCGGGCGAACTGCTGGCAGCGGGCCGCGACCACACCTTCCTGCCGCTGGTCGGTGCCACCCACATGACCCCGCAGGCCGAGGAGGTCGCCGAGAACCTCATGATGACGCAAGTGCGCTGGCTGAAGCGGCAACTCGGCGTCGAGGCCGGGTAG
- a CDS encoding carbohydrate ABC transporter permease translates to MRTRGNARRWARTGLGVVIVVVLLFPFYWMINASLQPSGALLDSSPSWFPVHGTADGYVKAFSSQGEHLLASLVVATGTVVVSLLVALPASYALAQLRFRGAQPVIFVLLIVQMIPGIVMANALYEMFANLGLIDSYLALILADSTATIPFAVLVLRAFMVSIPRELGEAARVDGAGHWRTFVSVIVPISRNATVTAGLFSFLFAWADFLFAVTLTTGRSFEPITVGIYRFIGNQSADWNAVLATAVLASVPAAVLLVIAQRYVVAGVTGGAIKE, encoded by the coding sequence ATGAGAACACGTGGAAACGCACGGCGTTGGGCGCGCACGGGCCTCGGCGTGGTGATCGTCGTGGTGCTGCTGTTCCCCTTCTACTGGATGATCAACGCGTCCTTGCAGCCCAGCGGGGCGCTCCTGGACTCCTCGCCGAGCTGGTTCCCCGTGCACGGCACCGCCGACGGGTACGTGAAGGCGTTCTCGAGTCAGGGTGAACACCTGCTGGCGAGTCTCGTCGTGGCCACGGGAACCGTCGTGGTGTCGCTGCTCGTCGCGCTGCCCGCGTCGTACGCGTTGGCGCAGTTACGCTTCCGCGGCGCCCAGCCGGTGATCTTCGTCCTGCTCATCGTGCAGATGATCCCGGGCATCGTGATGGCGAACGCGCTGTACGAGATGTTCGCCAACCTGGGGCTCATCGACAGCTACCTCGCCCTGATCCTCGCCGACTCGACGGCGACGATCCCCTTCGCGGTTCTCGTACTGAGGGCCTTCATGGTGTCGATCCCGCGCGAACTCGGCGAGGCCGCGCGGGTCGACGGTGCGGGGCACTGGCGCACGTTCGTCTCCGTGATCGTGCCGATCAGCCGTAACGCGACGGTGACGGCGGGACTGTTCTCGTTCCTGTTCGCGTGGGCGGACTTCCTGTTCGCCGTCACGCTGACCACCGGCCGGTCGTTCGAGCCGATCACCGTGGGCATCTACCGCTTCATCGGCAACCAGAGCGCCGACTGGAACGCCGTGCTCGCCACCGCCGTACTGGCCTCGGTCCCCGCCGCCGTCCTGCTCGTCATCGCGCAGCGGTACGTGGTCGCGGGCGTCACGGGCGGCGCGATCAAGGAATGA